The Nitrospirota bacterium genome segment GGCGTGGTCAATCTGGTCACACATACGGAGCCTCATCTTTCGGTGAACAAGAAGGGGCTATGCCTGTACCAGGAAATCGTTCGATACGTTTCATCGGACCCCGCCGCCTGGATCACCCTCCCCCGCGATCTCGCCGCGTGGCGGAAAAGAGCCTCCCTGCTGGCCCCGCGTGAAACTCTGCCCACTTGACGATTCACGATTCTCGATCCACGATCCGTATGTTGCAAGTTTCGGACCTCGACGCGCGGGCTGAAGCCCGCGGCTACGAAGAGTGGGACCAGAGGTAGGCGCAGGCTTTATGCCTGCGTACATTCCGCGCTGTCAGGTGAACAGTTTAGAGAAGTGCGTGACCAGCCAGGAGGGCGCGGTCGCGCACCATGGAGGACACGATGTCCTCGCGCCGTCAGGCGCACATTTTGGAGAGGTGCGTGAGCGGTTGAAACGGCACGCCTGGAGAGCGTGTAGGGATTAACGTCTCTCGTGGGTTCAAATCCCACCCTCTCCGCATTCCATCAGTACTTACACCGGTTGAAATCCCGGCCCGAACGCGTTAAGAAGTGCGCATGGAAGACGTCATCCCGACCGAACTGAAGTGCCCGTTTTGCCAAGGCATGTTTGTCATCTCCGGTCTCGCCCTCGACGAGGATCAGAGCATCTACTGCAAGTGCGGCCACTGCGGCAAGAAAGTTCAGTTCGCCAAAGTCGAACACCACGAATTGAAGTCCACTCCTACCAAGAAGAAGTAGGTGGTGAAATTCCGATTGGATTCCGAGGCTGATTTCTTGTTGGCAATGGTGACTCAGATGATCCCCCTCCATAATGGGTAGCATTCACGGCGGACTCATCGTCGCCAAGGCCCTGAAATCTATCGGCACGGAGTGCCTGTTCACCCTCTGCGGCGGGCATATTCAGAATATCTACGACGGATGCCTCACCCTCGGAATCCGGGTCGTCGATTTTCGCCACGAACAGGCCGCGGCCCACGCCGCCGATGGATGGTCCCGCGCCACCGGGAAGCCGGGCGTGGTCGCCGTGACAGCCGGTCCGGGTGTAACCGATGCCGTTACCGGGGTGGCCAACGCCTGGCGGGCCCAAAGCCCCATGATCGTCATCGGCGGCCAGGGGCCGAAATCCATGCAGGACAAGGGATCTCTCCAGGAGATGGACCACGTTGAACTCATGCGGTCCATTACGAAGTGGTCGGTGTCCGTTCCAGAAACACGCCGCCTCGGTGAATATGTGCTTCATGCCTACCGGGTGGCCCTCTCCGGAGTACCCGGGCCCGTCTTCCTCGAAATGCCCATCGACATCCTGATGAACTACGCCGAGGAAGCCGAGACCGGAATCCCCGATCGCCCCCCCGAAGTCCCTCCCATGGGACCCGATCCCGCTCAGGTGGAACGCGCCGCCGAGCTGATTCGGACGGCCCAGAATCCCGTCGCCCTCATCGGAAGTCAGTTGGCCTGGTCGCGTCGCCGTGACATCGCCCCCGAATTCTGCGAGACGCTCCACATCCCCGCGTTTCTGAATGGGATGGCCCGCGGGGCCCTGCGCCCGGACCATCCCTGGTTCTTCCATCTCTGCCGCCGCCAGGCCCTGGAAAAGGCGGACGTCGTTCTGGTCTTCGGAACCCCGCTCGATTTTCG includes the following:
- a CDS encoding acetolactate synthase codes for the protein MGSIHGGLIVAKALKSIGTECLFTLCGGHIQNIYDGCLTLGIRVVDFRHEQAAAHAADGWSRATGKPGVVAVTAGPGVTDAVTGVANAWRAQSPMIVIGGQGPKSMQDKGSLQEMDHVELMRSITKWSVSVPETRRLGEYVLHAYRVALSGVPGPVFLEMPIDILMNYAEEAETGIPDRPPEVPPMGPDPAQVERAAELIRTAQNPVALIGSQLAWSRRRDIAPEFCETLHIPAFLNGMARGALRPDHPWFFHLCRRQALEKADVVLVFGTPLDFRLDYGRVLGEKAKIVQVDLEGKELGRNRPLDLAILGDTGLVMDGLLRTLGSRKDGAPNHGWIEYLRQAETKAWEKMKPEMESNDVPVNPLRFSNELRKFVDENTVLIGDGGDIVGTAAKMNFPYKMGQWMDPGPLGTLGVGPSFAMAAKLANPEARVMIVYGDGSFGLNGFEYEAAIRQKIPFVGVMGNDAAWMQIHRGQEMIFGADRTVATKLDFTRYDRIVEAMGGHGEYVEKPAGIGPAIERSLASGKPALVNVKIGRSEFRRGSLSV